The following are encoded together in the Parabacteroides chongii genome:
- a CDS encoding ABC transporter permease — protein MNNVLNFKSFFNFLGRNKGYTAIDLFGLSVSLMFVILIATYVVGELSTDCGNENAARIYAVSDGEDIGSAYQIGYRLEERYPEIEKVCHVLCRIFDNTLIQRGNETLTANLMLADTTFFDFFNVPLIQGNREQALAARNYAVISESFANKFFGKEDPMGKTIRINDELTLVVNGVMENIRHSVIPDQDILFRVENIKAVGQNMFDDYNSAGVVNVFVMERKGTDIASKSEEVRDWFKTFFWMYERGFSTEVVFIPLNKLYFWEPEGSFGAVTIEKGDWKFVVILLSVGLLILLFAVINYINLTVAQTGFRAKEMATRRLLGSSRKELFTRLIMESTLLTAISFIVGLFLAFFFASYAGDLLQKKIEITEMITPVNGIIVICLIVLVGFIAGLLPAIVISNAKPIEVVRGTFRKQTKMVFSKFFIIFQNLITICLVAASLTMFLQIRYLINAPLGYNTVNVLDIYARELPDQKSSYTLANELEQLACVSRVGLAEGTPFTMGMNFSGRYDNKSISSQEFRGDQTYFDILGFKILRDNHVAGSVKYYLSEEFMKALELPEDAASFKHRAAFDTPLAGIVQDFQMNNILMQKLPGLVILCSNREDMNPRNIIVEVKGDPFAARKEIEIVYEKYTGMEFMGMFINEQVERSFAAQQRTLKIVSIFAMIAILISLLGLLAMSTYFIQQRSSEIAVRKVFGSTNAQVLVRLVKAFLTYVAIAFIIAIPVIWYFMNGWLSDYSYRIELSPWIYAAAGVFCLFISFFTVLVQSYQAATSNPVNNIKDN, from the coding sequence ATGAACAATGTATTGAATTTTAAGTCCTTCTTTAATTTCCTGGGACGAAACAAAGGGTATACGGCGATCGACCTGTTCGGTCTGTCCGTCTCGCTGATGTTTGTGATCCTGATTGCAACCTATGTGGTCGGCGAGTTGTCGACCGACTGCGGAAATGAAAATGCAGCCCGTATTTATGCTGTAAGTGATGGCGAGGATATCGGATCGGCTTACCAGATCGGATATCGTCTGGAAGAACGTTATCCGGAGATAGAGAAAGTTTGTCATGTTTTGTGCCGGATATTTGACAATACCTTGATTCAACGTGGAAATGAAACGCTGACAGCCAATCTGATGCTGGCCGATACGACATTCTTCGACTTTTTCAATGTTCCGTTGATACAGGGGAACCGGGAACAGGCATTGGCCGCCAGAAACTATGCGGTGATCTCCGAGTCTTTTGCCAATAAGTTCTTTGGTAAAGAAGACCCGATGGGTAAAACGATTCGTATCAATGATGAGTTGACACTGGTGGTCAATGGAGTGATGGAAAATATTCGTCATTCGGTCATTCCCGATCAGGATATTCTGTTCCGGGTCGAGAATATCAAAGCGGTAGGACAGAATATGTTTGACGATTATAATAGTGCCGGTGTTGTGAACGTCTTTGTGATGGAGCGTAAAGGTACTGATATTGCTTCCAAATCAGAAGAGGTAAGAGACTGGTTCAAGACATTTTTCTGGATGTATGAAAGAGGCTTTTCTACAGAAGTTGTATTTATCCCGCTGAATAAGTTGTATTTCTGGGAACCGGAGGGATCATTCGGAGCTGTTACAATAGAAAAGGGGGACTGGAAGTTCGTGGTCATTCTGCTTTCGGTTGGCTTGCTGATCCTCCTGTTTGCCGTTATCAATTATATCAACCTGACGGTGGCACAAACGGGATTTCGGGCAAAAGAAATGGCTACCCGCCGCTTGCTGGGTTCTTCGCGAAAGGAGCTGTTTACCCGTCTGATCATGGAATCGACCTTGCTGACGGCTATTTCTTTTATAGTCGGTTTATTCCTTGCCTTTTTCTTTGCTTCCTATGCCGGTGATCTGTTGCAGAAAAAGATAGAGATCACCGAGATGATCACTCCCGTGAATGGTATTATCGTCATTTGTCTGATCGTCCTGGTCGGATTTATTGCCGGGTTGCTGCCTGCCATCGTGATATCGAATGCGAAGCCGATCGAAGTGGTACGGGGGACGTTCCGGAAGCAGACGAAAATGGTGTTCAGTAAGTTCTTTATCATTTTCCAAAATTTGATAACGATCTGTCTGGTGGCTGCCTCACTTACTATGTTTTTGCAGATCAGGTATCTGATAAATGCTCCGTTAGGATATAATACGGTGAATGTGCTCGATATCTATGCAAGAGAGTTACCTGATCAGAAAAGCAGCTATACCCTGGCAAACGAATTGGAACAACTGGCGTGTGTCAGCCGGGTCGGACTGGCGGAAGGAACTCCTTTCACTATGGGTATGAACTTCAGTGGCCGTTACGACAATAAGAGTATCAGCTCACAAGAGTTTCGGGGCGATCAGACCTATTTCGATATTCTGGGCTTTAAGATACTGCGTGACAATCATGTCGCCGGATCGGTCAAATACTATCTCTCTGAAGAGTTTATGAAAGCTCTGGAACTGCCGGAAGATGCTGCCTCGTTCAAGCACAGGGCTGCGTTCGATACGCCATTGGCCGGTATCGTTCAGGATTTCCAGATGAATAATATCCTGATGCAAAAACTTCCGGGACTTGTGATACTTTGTTCGAACCGGGAAGATATGAATCCGCGCAATATCATTGTAGAGGTGAAAGGGGATCCGTTTGCTGCCCGTAAAGAGATAGAGATTGTTTACGAGAAATATACGGGAATGGAATTTATGGGAATGTTCATTAACGAGCAGGTAGAGCGGTCGTTTGCCGCCCAGCAAAGGACCTTGAAGATCGTATCGATCTTTGCCATGATTGCAATCCTGATCTCTTTACTGGGATTGCTGGCGATGTCAACCTATTTTATCCAACAGCGTTCTTCCGAGATAGCAGTACGTAAAGTCTTCGGTTCTACAAATGCGCAGGTACTTGTCCGGCTGGTAAAAGCGTTCCTTACCTATGTGGCAATCGCCTTTATCATCGCCATACCGGTAATCTGGTATTTTATGAATGGGTGGCTTTCGGATTATTCGTATCGAATCGAGCTGTCTCCCTGGATTTATGCGGCAGCGGGTGTATTCTGTCTGTTCATCTCGTTCTTTACCGTATTGGTACAGAGCTACCAGGCGGCTACTTCCAATCCGGTGAATAATATAAAAGATAATTAA
- a CDS encoding ABC transporter permease: MSNILNFKSFFKFLGRNKGYTAIDLFGLSVSLMFVILIATYVVGELSTDRYHEHADRIYVLTDGQTSGAAYPLGTRLEEHYPEIEKVCHTMTRVFENTPIRNGENNVTANMMLADATFFEFFNFPLVQGSKEQALAAKNYAVISESFANKFFGNEDPMGKTIRINDKLSLMVNGVMKDIRNSVIPDQDILFRIENINTLIPEGWIANYNSYGMTNVFVMEQEGADITSRSKDIMDWFNTFVPAYMNGSVKGLSFIPLTELYFWEQTNPYGFYAIERGNWQFVMILLSVGLLILLFAVINYINLTVAQTGFRAKEMATRRLLGSSRKELFSRLIIESTLLTTISFLVGLLLAFFFAPFVSDLLQKKVDLVEMITPLNGMIVILLIALIGFIAGLLPAIVISNAKPIEVVRGTFRKQTKMVFSKFFIVFQNTITICLIAASVTMFLQVKHLINAPLGYNSVNIIDIKGDELPENQSCNTLVSELKQLGSVNRVGLGQGTPFNMGMNYNARYDDKTIPFQIIRCNKEYSDILGFEYLRDNHVADPDKYFLAESSVKALGLKEDATDFDFSAWGKHPVAGIVKDFQLRNIIQKNSPVVLILTESKEELDRPHNIIVEVNGDPFTARREVAATYKKLTGLDFTGKFMDEQIEESFTVQKRTLTIVMIFAGIAILISLLGLLAMSTYFIQQRSSEIAVRKVFGSTNAQVLIRLVKAFLTYVGIAFIIAIPLIWHFMNGWLTDYSYRIELSPWIYVVAGMFCLIVSFVTVFIQSYQAAIANPVENIKDN, translated from the coding sequence ATGAGTAATATTTTAAATTTCAAATCATTCTTTAAGTTCCTGGGACGCAACAAGGGGTATACTGCCATCGACCTATTCGGCTTGTCTGTCTCGCTGATGTTTGTGATTTTGATCGCAACCTATGTGGTCGGTGAGTTGTCGACCGACCGTTACCATGAGCATGCCGACCGTATCTACGTTTTGACGGATGGTCAAACGAGCGGTGCGGCTTATCCGTTGGGTACTCGTCTGGAGGAACATTATCCGGAGATTGAAAAAGTCTGTCATACAATGACCCGTGTCTTTGAAAATACTCCGATCCGGAACGGGGAGAATAATGTAACGGCAAATATGATGCTTGCCGATGCGACTTTTTTCGAATTTTTCAATTTCCCGTTGGTACAGGGAAGTAAAGAGCAGGCATTGGCGGCAAAGAACTATGCCGTGATCTCCGAATCTTTTGCGAATAAGTTTTTTGGAAATGAAGACCCGATGGGGAAAACGATCCGTATCAATGATAAACTGTCGCTGATGGTGAATGGTGTGATGAAGGATATCCGGAACTCCGTTATCCCGGATCAGGATATCCTGTTCAGGATCGAAAATATCAATACCTTAATTCCTGAAGGTTGGATTGCTAACTACAACAGTTATGGAATGACCAATGTCTTTGTGATGGAACAGGAAGGTGCAGATATTACTTCCCGGTCGAAGGATATCATGGATTGGTTCAATACCTTTGTACCGGCATATATGAATGGATCTGTAAAGGGACTTAGCTTCATTCCGCTGACAGAGTTATATTTTTGGGAACAGACCAATCCGTATGGATTTTATGCGATAGAAAGAGGCAACTGGCAGTTTGTGATGATCCTCTTGTCGGTAGGTTTGCTTATTTTGTTGTTTGCCGTCATTAATTACATCAACCTGACAGTGGCACAGACCGGTTTCAGGGCAAAAGAAATGGCCACCCGCCGTTTGCTGGGTTCCTCGAGGAAAGAATTGTTTTCCCGCTTGATCATAGAATCGACATTGTTGACAACTATTTCTTTCTTAGTCGGTTTGTTGCTTGCTTTCTTCTTTGCTCCTTTTGTGAGTGATCTGTTACAGAAGAAAGTAGATCTGGTTGAAATGATCACTCCGTTGAATGGTATGATTGTGATACTGCTGATCGCCCTGATCGGATTTATAGCCGGTTTGTTACCGGCAATCGTTATCTCGAATGCAAAACCGATCGAAGTGGTGCGGGGTACGTTCCGTAAACAGACGAAGATGGTATTCAGCAAGTTCTTTATTGTTTTTCAGAATACGATCACGATTTGTCTGATTGCAGCTTCTGTTACCATGTTTTTGCAGGTAAAGCATCTGATCAATGCTCCGTTAGGATATAATTCAGTCAATATTATCGATATAAAAGGAGATGAATTGCCGGAGAATCAATCCTGTAATACTCTGGTGAGTGAGTTGAAACAGTTGGGTAGCGTCAACCGGGTAGGATTAGGACAAGGTACTCCTTTCAATATGGGAATGAATTATAATGCCCGTTACGATGATAAGACGATTCCTTTCCAGATCATTCGTTGTAATAAAGAATATAGTGATATTTTGGGATTTGAATACCTGCGTGATAACCATGTAGCCGATCCGGATAAATATTTTCTTGCCGAAAGTTCGGTAAAAGCTCTGGGATTGAAGGAAGACGCTACGGATTTTGATTTCAGCGCCTGGGGAAAACATCCTGTTGCCGGTATTGTAAAGGATTTCCAGTTACGTAATATAATACAAAAGAACTCTCCGGTCGTTCTGATTCTCACCGAAAGTAAAGAGGAACTCGATCGTCCTCATAATATCATCGTAGAAGTGAATGGTGATCCGTTTACTGCCCGCCGGGAAGTGGCTGCCACTTATAAAAAATTGACCGGTCTGGACTTTACTGGTAAGTTCATGGATGAACAAATCGAAGAATCGTTTACGGTTCAGAAAAGAACTTTGACAATCGTTATGATCTTTGCCGGTATCGCGATCCTGATCTCGTTGTTGGGGTTGCTGGCCATGTCGACTTACTTTATCCAGCAGCGTTCGTCTGAAATAGCAGTGCGCAAGGTATTCGGTTCGACCAATGCACAAGTACTGATCCGGTTGGTGAAAGCCTTCCTGACCTATGTGGGGATTGCTTTTATCATCGCTATACCGTTGATCTGGCATTTTATGAACGGATGGCTGACCGATTATTCGTATCGGATCGAACTTTCTCCCTGGATTTATGTTGTTGCCGGAATGTTCTGTCTGATCGTCTCGTTTGTAACTGTGTTCATACAGAGTTATCAGGCGGCAATAGCCAATCCGGTAGAAAATATAAAAGATAATTAG
- a CDS encoding ABC transporter permease, with protein MKTILRNFVNVLRRFKMASFLNVVGLTVALTAFLVIMMQVQYERTFDRCYPTASRICRVDMNHGEGDIYASVIPQALANAAFTSSPHIEAYTLLNSFSSKTYVNVGEGNDERGFKELFIPCYPDFPKVFEPTLVEGMATCLEDPEKVMISESMAKRMFGKESAIGKSIRSKDRMFYIDEMNFTVGAVYKDFPENSQMENGIYARMNKHFEDDWLSQNFMGYLLLDSPESRQVVEDNFNSTFDFAKYNVNKETRLQLIPITDIYYMPGQLDDFIKTGNVDTMRLLVLIALLVIVIAGINFTNFSTSLAPMRIKSINTQKVLGSSTASLRASLVAEAVSICVFACLLAFLLTWILNRTEVLSFVEADTNLLHYIPLLFMVLGISVLLGLVAGLYPAWYMTSFQPALVLKGSFGLSASGRKLRTALIGFQYVVSIGLIIGSSFIQIQNNYMRSYKLGFDKDQVAMVTLSQDIVTKSGDLLVNRLKEYAGIEDGGFANTIVGASDVYSANYFRCNNKEFNSEVIDVSWNFLNVMGIPVTSGRDFSRSDAQSDSTYACIFTKRMLDVVPDMEPGYPLEKSWMGTGSIAGFIDNIKVSSLRSSNKPLMFRVSKRFSGLTISYIRLKVGTNVEEAVAHIHRVITDIDPAYPFEVEFYDTVFNNLYHKEQYLKKMITLFSLLAIVLSIVGVFGLVVFETQYRRKEIGVRKVFGATVQEILNMFNKIYLKVVSICFVIAAPFAYYGVHKWLENFSDKTPVFWWVFVLAFAVVAAITMLTVTFQNWKAANENPVNSVKSE; from the coding sequence ATGAAAACAATATTACGAAACTTTGTGAACGTACTGCGCCGCTTCAAGATGGCGTCTTTTCTGAATGTGGTGGGGCTGACTGTCGCCTTGACTGCTTTTCTGGTGATTATGATGCAGGTTCAATATGAACGGACTTTCGACCGGTGTTATCCGACCGCGTCCCGTATTTGCCGGGTAGATATGAATCACGGCGAAGGAGATATTTATGCATCAGTGATTCCCCAGGCGTTAGCGAATGCTGCTTTTACTTCGTCTCCGCATATTGAAGCCTATACATTGCTGAATTCTTTTAGTAGTAAAACCTATGTGAATGTAGGAGAGGGAAATGATGAAAGAGGTTTTAAAGAACTATTTATCCCTTGCTATCCGGATTTTCCCAAAGTATTCGAACCGACTTTGGTGGAAGGAATGGCAACTTGCCTGGAAGATCCGGAAAAGGTAATGATATCTGAAAGTATGGCTAAACGGATGTTTGGCAAGGAATCGGCTATAGGCAAAAGTATTCGTTCGAAAGATAGAATGTTTTATATAGATGAAATGAACTTTACCGTCGGAGCTGTCTATAAAGATTTTCCGGAAAACTCGCAGATGGAAAACGGGATTTATGCCCGAATGAATAAACACTTTGAAGATGATTGGCTTTCTCAGAACTTTATGGGATATTTATTGCTCGATTCACCTGAGTCTCGCCAAGTAGTAGAGGATAACTTCAATAGTACATTCGATTTTGCTAAATATAATGTCAATAAAGAAACCCGCTTGCAACTGATACCTATCACTGACATTTATTATATGCCTGGTCAGTTGGATGATTTTATTAAGACTGGAAATGTCGATACGATGCGGTTATTGGTATTGATCGCTTTACTGGTCATCGTCATTGCCGGGATCAATTTTACGAATTTCAGCACTTCACTGGCTCCGATGCGGATAAAAAGTATCAATACCCAAAAGGTATTGGGCAGTTCGACAGCAAGTTTGCGGGCAAGTTTGGTAGCCGAAGCGGTATCTATTTGTGTATTTGCCTGCCTGTTGGCCTTTTTATTGACCTGGATATTGAACAGGACGGAAGTTTTATCATTCGTCGAAGCGGATACGAATTTACTGCATTATATACCGCTGTTATTTATGGTGTTGGGTATTTCTGTATTATTGGGGTTGGTAGCCGGTCTGTATCCGGCATGGTATATGACCTCTTTCCAACCGGCACTGGTATTGAAGGGTAGTTTCGGCCTGTCTGCTTCAGGACGGAAGTTGCGTACGGCCTTGATCGGTTTCCAGTATGTTGTTTCCATCGGTTTGATTATCGGTTCTTCTTTTATACAGATCCAGAATAACTATATGCGTTCTTACAAGTTGGGATTCGATAAAGACCAGGTAGCGATGGTGACATTGAGTCAGGATATAGTCACGAAGTCCGGCGATCTATTGGTAAACCGGCTCAAAGAGTATGCCGGTATCGAGGATGGAGGATTTGCCAATACCATAGTAGGAGCTTCGGATGTCTATTCTGCCAATTATTTCCGTTGCAATAATAAAGAATTTAATAGCGAAGTGATCGATGTTTCATGGAACTTTCTGAATGTGATGGGTATTCCCGTCACCAGCGGACGTGATTTTAGCCGTTCGGATGCACAAAGTGATTCTACTTATGCTTGTATCTTTACCAAGCGGATGCTGGATGTTGTTCCTGATATGGAACCGGGATATCCATTGGAAAAGAGCTGGATGGGTACAGGTAGTATCGCCGGCTTCATCGACAATATAAAGGTTTCTTCTCTGCGTTCGTCTAACAAACCGTTGATGTTCAGGGTTAGTAAAAGATTCAGTGGTTTGACTATTTCTTATATCCGTCTGAAAGTCGGAACAAACGTGGAAGAAGCGGTAGCCCATATCCACCGGGTGATTACCGATATTGATCCGGCTTATCCTTTCGAAGTCGAGTTTTACGATACGGTATTCAATAATCTCTATCATAAAGAACAATATCTGAAAAAGATGATCACCTTGTTCAGCCTGTTGGCTATCGTTCTGTCGATCGTGGGCGTATTCGGTTTGGTAGTCTTTGAGACACAATACAGACGGAAAGAGATCGGCGTTCGGAAAGTGTTCGGTGCGACGGTACAGGAGATATTGAATATGTTCAATAAAATCTACCTGAAGGTTGTCAGTATATGTTTTGTCATAGCAGCCCCGTTTGCTTATTACGGAGTACATAAATGGCTGGAAAACTTTTCCGACAAGACACCGGTCTTTTGGTGGGTGTTTGTTTTGGCTTTTGCCGTTGTGGCAGCGATCACGATGCTGACGGTTACTTTCCAGAACTGGAAGGCAGCGAATGAGAATCCAGTGAATAGTGTTAAAAGTGAATAA
- a CDS encoding ABC transporter permease: protein MNNLLNIKSFLKFLSRNKAYTAIDVFGLSVSLMFVILIAVYTVQELSVDKFHKDVDRIYVLANDRGPSTALPIAYRLQERYPEIEQVCPVITTNVGNQIVKNNDKKLTARTVPVDSCFFNFFSFKLLAGDKNRVLENRSNVVLSKTFANKLFGTEDPIGQSVIIGDSLSFLVSGIMEDIKHSTIPYADIMFRVERAHEYNWSISMDHPGNAGSTVAFLKMKPGADLRPKIPDILSYFKESFWIYQRDMSKVVNLIPISELYFSELNDFGSVQTGNKRLVIVLLSIGILILVFAIFNYINLTVAQAGQRAKEMATRRLLGSSRGDLFIRMMIESTLLTIISFGIGWLLAHAAVPFVNDLLQTQIDLMATFTPGWCLAGIVLILLIGVVAGLLPAVLISSVKPIDIVRGTFRKQTKMVFSKVFITFQNGITIAMIAASIVMILQSRHLINAPLGYNTNSILEVANGFANNSDRNAAIDEFGRQPFVKRVGLAAGMPLSGSNNMSSEYEGKFLGFQQFIMDSTAFNMLGYKIVRDNQLAEKSWYVTEKAMRDMELPQDAPSFLWNKNATPIAGIVQDFQLGNITNDMRPAMLRIDKRSEMFPWSILIEVEGNPYTAYNKIQEIYKEASGGLDFNATYLNEQVQKSFESEVRMTKIVSLFASIAVIISMLGLLAMSTYFIHQRSQEVAIRKVFGSDNQAVLFRLIGSFLVYVGVAFIIATPIIWYFMNQWLSDYSYRISLNPLIFIVSGIFCLVIALVTVFFQSYKAANANPIDSVSNK from the coding sequence ATGAATAACTTATTAAATATAAAATCATTCCTCAAATTTTTAAGCAGGAATAAAGCATATACAGCGATCGATGTATTCGGACTGTCCGTTTCATTGATGTTTGTAATCCTGATTGCCGTTTATACCGTACAGGAATTGTCGGTCGACAAGTTCCATAAGGATGTAGACCGCATTTATGTGTTGGCTAACGACAGAGGACCGAGCACGGCGTTGCCGATCGCCTACCGCCTGCAGGAACGCTATCCTGAGATCGAGCAGGTCTGCCCGGTTATTACAACCAATGTGGGTAATCAGATCGTAAAAAATAATGATAAAAAATTAACTGCCAGAACAGTCCCCGTCGATTCTTGCTTCTTTAACTTTTTCTCTTTTAAACTCCTGGCAGGAGATAAGAACCGGGTATTGGAAAACAGAAGCAATGTCGTTCTCTCAAAGACTTTTGCCAATAAACTGTTCGGCACGGAAGACCCGATCGGACAAAGCGTTATTATCGGCGATTCGCTTTCTTTCCTGGTGAGCGGCATTATGGAAGATATCAAGCACTCGACGATCCCGTATGCTGATATCATGTTTCGTGTGGAGCGGGCTCATGAGTACAACTGGTCGATCAGTATGGATCATCCCGGAAATGCCGGCTCGACAGTCGCTTTCTTAAAGATGAAGCCGGGTGCCGACCTGCGTCCGAAGATACCGGATATCCTGAGTTATTTCAAGGAATCGTTCTGGATTTACCAGCGTGATATGTCCAAAGTAGTGAACTTGATACCGATAAGTGAACTTTATTTCTCTGAATTGAACGATTTCGGATCTGTTCAAACAGGGAATAAGCGTTTGGTCATTGTTCTCTTGTCTATAGGTATCCTGATCCTGGTCTTTGCCATATTCAATTATATTAATCTGACGGTCGCACAGGCAGGTCAGCGGGCGAAGGAGATGGCTACAAGACGTTTGTTAGGATCGTCACGCGGAGATTTATTCATACGTATGATGATAGAATCGACTTTGCTGACTATAATTTCTTTCGGAATAGGCTGGTTACTGGCACATGCGGCGGTTCCTTTTGTGAATGATCTTTTGCAGACGCAGATCGATCTGATGGCGACTTTCACTCCTGGCTGGTGTCTTGCCGGTATTGTCTTGATTCTTCTGATTGGCGTTGTTGCCGGACTGTTGCCGGCTGTATTGATTTCTTCCGTGAAGCCGATCGATATTGTGCGCGGAACGTTCCGTAAGCAGACGAAAATGGTGTTCAGTAAGGTGTTTATCACTTTCCAGAATGGAATCACCATCGCTATGATTGCGGCATCGATCGTCATGATCCTGCAATCGCGTCACTTGATCAATGCACCGTTGGGCTATAACACGAATAGTATACTGGAGGTTGCGAATGGTTTTGCAAACAACTCCGACCGTAATGCAGCTATCGATGAGTTTGGGCGTCAACCGTTCGTCAAACGAGTAGGGCTGGCAGCCGGGATGCCTTTGAGCGGAAGTAATAATATGTCCAGCGAATATGAAGGCAAATTTCTCGGTTTCCAGCAGTTCATCATGGATAGCACAGCGTTCAATATGTTGGGATATAAGATTGTCCGTGATAACCAATTAGCAGAAAAGAGCTGGTATGTGACTGAAAAAGCCATGCGGGATATGGAGTTGCCACAGGACGCTCCCAGTTTCCTATGGAATAAAAATGCAACGCCGATTGCCGGTATTGTGCAGGACTTTCAGTTGGGAAATATTACGAATGATATGCGTCCCGCCATGCTTCGCATCGACAAACGGAGTGAAATGTTCCCCTGGAGTATTCTTATCGAAGTGGAAGGTAACCCTTATACAGCTTATAACAAAATACAAGAGATCTATAAGGAGGCTTCCGGTGGGTTGGATTTCAATGCCACCTATCTGAATGAACAGGTTCAGAAATCGTTCGAGTCTGAAGTCCGGATGACAAAGATTGTTTCGCTCTTTGCTTCGATTGCAGTTATTATCTCTATGTTGGGTTTACTGGCCATGTCGACCTATTTCATCCATCAGCGTTCGCAGGAGGTGGCTATTCGTAAAGTGTTTGGATCTGATAATCAGGCTGTTTTGTTCCGTCTGATCGGTTCGTTTTTGGTTTATGTAGGTGTGGCCTTTATTATAGCAACACCGATTATCTGGTATTTCATGAACCAGTGGCTGTCCGATTATTCATACCGGATCTCCCTGAATCCGCTAATCTTTATTGTCTCCGGTATATTCTGTCTCGTCATTGCACTTGTAACGGTATTTTTCCAGAGTTACAAAGCTGCTAATGCCAACCCGATAGATAGTGTATCGAATAAGTAA
- a CDS encoding ABC transporter ATP-binding protein, giving the protein MIKIEGLSKHFRTEEVETIALNNVSLEVKDGEFVAIMGPSGCGKSTLLNILGLLDNPTSGDYYLADKEVGHLKEKERTQVRKGNIGFVFQSFNLIDELNVYENVELPLTYLKVKAAERKQMVTDILKRMNISHRATHFPQQLSGGQQQRVAIARAVVSNPKIILADEPTGNLDSKNGAEVMQLLTELNKEGTTIVMVTHSKHDASFAHRIINLFDGSIVSSVSEFI; this is encoded by the coding sequence ATGATTAAGATTGAAGGATTAAGTAAGCATTTCCGCACAGAGGAGGTAGAAACTATTGCATTGAACAATGTATCATTGGAAGTGAAGGATGGAGAATTTGTTGCCATCATGGGACCTTCCGGTTGCGGTAAATCAACATTATTAAATATCCTGGGCTTGTTGGATAACCCTACTTCAGGTGATTATTACCTGGCAGATAAAGAAGTGGGCCACCTGAAAGAAAAAGAACGTACCCAGGTGCGTAAAGGGAATATCGGTTTCGTATTCCAGAGCTTCAACCTGATCGACGAACTGAATGTGTATGAAAATGTGGAATTACCTTTGACTTACCTGAAGGTAAAAGCTGCCGAACGTAAACAGATGGTAACAGATATCCTGAAACGAATGAATATCAGCCATCGTGCCACTCACTTCCCGCAGCAGTTATCCGGTGGTCAGCAACAACGTGTTGCCATTGCCCGTGCAGTCGTTTCCAACCCGAAAATCATCCTTGCGGATGAGCCGACCGGTAATCTGGACTCTAAGAACGGTGCCGAAGTGATGCAGCTGCTGACCGAACTGAACAAGGAAGGAACTACCATCGTCATGGTAACTCACTCCAAACATGATGCCAGTTTTGCACACCGCATCATCAACCTGTTCGACGGTAGCATCGTATCTTCAGTCAGCGAATTTATCTGA